The Eleutherodactylus coqui strain aEleCoq1 chromosome 13, aEleCoq1.hap1, whole genome shotgun sequence genome includes a window with the following:
- the NEUROD2 gene encoding neurogenic differentiation factor 2, whose protein sequence is MLTRLFSETSLIPEVQKFASWPDDCDDDDDESDKDESSEKSLQEVHTEGSLSESKDDGDIIGEDEEEEEEEEGTEEAEGERPKKRGPKKRKMTKARMERSKVRRQKANARERNRMHDLNSALDNLRKVVPCYSKTQKLSKIETLRLAKNYIWALSEILRSGKRPDLVSYVQTLCKGLSQPTTNLVAGCLQLNSRNFLTEQGQEAGRYHGPNSSFAVHPYTYQCSRISGSQCQSSTMANAHPLRSHGYCATYESLYGNTSPDYNSSEYDAPLSPPLCINGNFSVKQDTSPDQDKNYYSMHYSALPSSRPSGHSLLFGSSGMRSGVHSENLLPYDMHVHHDRAPMYEELNAFFHN, encoded by the coding sequence ATGTTGACCAGGCTGTTCAGCGAGACCAGTCTTATTCCTGAGGTCCAGAAATTTGCCTCCTGGCCTGATgactgtgatgatgatgatgatgagagcgACAAGGACGAAAGCAGTGAGAAAAGCCTGCAGGAAGTTCACACTGAGGGTTCTCTGAGTGAGAGCAAGGACGATGGGGATATTATTGGGGAagatgaggaagaagaagaggaggaggaaggaacaGAGGAAGCTGAAGGAGAAAGGCCCAAGAAACGTGGCCCCAAAAAGAGGAAAATGACTAAGGCCAGAATGGAGAGGTCCAAGGTGAGAAGACAAAAAGCCAATGCCAGGGAGAGAAACCGCATGCATGACCTCAATTCAGCCCTGGACAACCTCAGGAAGGTGGTGCCCTGCTACTCCAAGACCCAAAAGTTGTCCAAGATTGAGACGCTCAGGCTAGCTAAGAACTACATATGGGCCCTCTCTGAGATTCTTAGGTCTGGAAAGAGGCCTGATTTAGTATCATATGTGCAAACCTTGTGCAAGGGCCTCTCCCAACCAACAACCAATCTGGTGGCTGGCTGCTTGCAGCTTAACTCCAGGAATTTCCTGACTGAGCAAGGTCAAGAAGCTGGGAGGTACCATGGCCCAAATTCTTCCTTTGCCGTGCATCCTTATACTTATCAGTGCTCCAGGATCTCAGGCTCCCAATGTCAGTCTAGCACCATGGCCAATGCTCATCCTCTGAGAAGCCATGGCTACTGTGCCACCTATGAGTCACTGTATGGTAACACGTCTCCGGACTACAATAGCTCTGAGTATGACGCCCCCTTAAGTCCACCACTGTGCATTAATGGCAACTTCTCCGTCAAACAGGACACATCCCCTGACCAAGATAAAAATTACTACTCTATGCACTATTCTGCCCTCCCATCCTCCAGGCCTTCTGGGCACAGCTTGCTCTTTGGATCTTCTGGGATGCGAAGTGGAGTCCACTCTGAGAACCTGTTGCCTTATGATATGCACGTCCACCATGATAGGGCCCCCATGTATGAGGAACTCAATGCGTTTTTCCATAACTGA